The segment GGTCCACTGCGACGAAGGTCAATTCCGCAAGGCCGATGGCCTGTAGGTAGGAAGAGTTCTTCAGCAGTGAGATCGCGGTGTTGAGCATCGCCGGCAGGCTGGTGCGAAACGCGATGGGCATGGCGATCAGGGCAAAGTACTGCACGGGCTTGAGGCTCAGTGCCAGGCTCGCCTCGCGCATGCCACGCTCCACCGTGGCCAGCCCGCCGCGGATGTTCTCGATCTGGTACGCACCGGCCCACAGCGACAGGCACACCACACCCGACCAGAACAGCGATAACCCAAGCCCAATGGCCGGCAGGCCGTAGAAGATGAAGAACAACTGCACCAGGATCGGCGTATTGCGGATCAGCTCCACGTACAGCGCCACGGCCTGGGACAGCACCGGGATCTTCATGACGCGCACCGCCCCGCCCAGCACCCCGATCAACAGCGAGCAGAGGATGGCCAGGGCTGTGATGCGCAGTGTCATCAGCACACCGTCGAGCAGGGCAGGCCATTGCTCGATCAGATAATGGACGTCGAACTCCATGATGGCGGCCGATCAAAGCGCTTCGGCAGGCTTGGCCTGCTCGAAGACGCTGATGTAGTAGCTTTGGATGTTTTCGGGTACGAACTGCTGCACCCAGCCTCGGAACAGGTGTTCTTCACGCATGCGCAACACCGCCGCGCTCAGGAAGTCGCGCCACTGCGCTTCACTCTTGCGCACGCCGATGGCCGCGTCGGAGATCTGGAACGGTTGACCTATCAGGCGGGCATTCTGGTCGTTGTCGGCGACCACCACGAGGGTGGCGGCATCGTGGGTGTAGGCGTCGGCGCGGCCCTGGCGAAAGGCTTGCAAGGCATCGGCGGCGCTGTTCATGCGCAGGGTCTTGACGTCGGGCATGTGGTCTTCGAACCATTTGGCCTGCACCGACCCTTTGAGCGTGGCGAGGGTCTTGCCCTTAAGGTCGGCGATCGCGCGGGCCGGGCTGTCCTTCTTTACCACCACGTCACTGGCGCCCCACCGGTAGGGCGTGGTGAAGTCGATCACCCGTTGGCGTTCCGGGGTGACGCCCAGGGTGGCGATCAGCAAGTCCACCTTGCGCCCCAGCAACTGCGGCACACGGTTTTCGGCGGTCACGCAGGTGAAGCTGACCTTGTCCTTCGAGCCCAGGGCCCATAGCGAAATCTGCTTGGCCATCTCGACCTCGACGCCGGCGAATTCACCCTTTTTGTCCTGGTAGCCATACGGTGGCTGGTCGCAGCGCACGCCAGCGCGCAGGTGGTCCGCCTCCTTGATGGCTGGGGGGACGGCGGGCAGGTCGGCGGCCTGAACGGTGGGTACCGCCGCCCACGACACGCACGTCAGGGCCAGTGCAGCGCTTAGTTTCTTATACGAGAACGACATGATGCCTCCTGATTACCGGGCTGCACCGCGCCACTGTGCGGGGGCGATGCGTGAGTACAAGGGCAGAGCTGAAGTGACGCTGGAGCACCGGTGTTATGTGTGTTGTTGCCGGTATGCGCTCGGGGGTATCGCGCTGCATCGGAGCAGACGTCGATGTGGTTGTAGTTATAAAATCTGCGCGTCATGCAATCAAATGACAATACATCAACCCGTCATGCAGAAATGATATGGCCATCAATTTCAAGCAGATCGAAACCTTCCGCGCGGTCATGCTCAGCGGCTCCATGACAGCAGCGGCGCAGGCGCTGCATACCTCCCAGCCCAATGTCAGCCGGCTGATTGCGCAACTGGAACGGGCCAATGGGTTCAAGTTGTTCGAACGGGTAGGGGGGCGTTTGCTGCCAACCGATGAGGGCGCGCAGTTTTTCGCCGACGTAGAGCGCGCCTTCATCGGGCTGCACAGCCTGGAAACCTCCGCCGAGCACCTCAAGCGCGGCGGTACCGGGCAGTTGCGGATCGGTGCGGTGCCGTCCCTGACCCATGGTCTGCTGCCCAAGATCATCCAGCGCTTTCGCCAGCAGAACCCGCACGTTCATATTTCCATCCACACCAACGACTCGCCGAACGTGGCGCACTGGGCCGCGACCCGGTTCTGCGATGTGTGCCTGGTGTCCTATGTGGCCGAGGACATGGCGGGCGTGCAGTCCCAGATCATCTGCGATGTCCCTGGCGTGTGCATCTTCCCCAAGGGCCACCGGCTCGGTGCCTTGCAAGCCGTGACGCCTGCTGACCTCAAGGGCGAAGAATTCATTTCGCTTTCGCATACCGACGGCTCCCGCACGCGGCTCGACCGGCTGTTCGCCGAGGATGACCCGCGGGTGCTCAACCTGGACGCCACCCATGCCGCCACCGTGTGCTCACTGGTCGGGCTAGGGCTGGGGGTGAGCGTGGTCAGTCCGCTAGTGGCGGCAGAATACTTGCACACCGGCATCGACATACGGCCGTTTACGCCGCAGTTGCGGTTCTACACGTATCTGCTCCTCTCATCCGACCGGCCTGAGAACGTGCTGACTCGACGGTTTCGGGTGTTGGCGGGGGAGATGTTGGGGGAGGCGGCGCAGGCATGTATCGTAGGCCTTGGGACGTAGGCTCGGTACCGCGGCTTATTCCCTCGGTAGGAGCAGCGCAGCCTCAAGCCCACCTGGCGCCCGGTTTTTCAGGACCACCCGGCCACCCAGGTGCTCCATGATGGCTGCCACGATCGACAGCCCAAGGCCAGCGCCGTTGGGGCTGTTGCGGCTGTAGAAACGTTCGAACACCCGCGAGAGGCTCGCCTCGTCGATACCTGGCCCTTCGTCCTGCACCACCAATTCGACACGCTCATCGTTGCCCCGCAGCGAGACGGTGATGCGCCCCCCAAGGGGCGAGTGCTCGACTGCATTGGACATCAGGTTCTGCAGCGCAATGCCCAACGCGCTGGCATCGACGGCTACACGGTGCTCGCCGCCCTCTATTTCCAGGGAGGGTTCCAGGCCTTTGTCCAGTATCCAGGGGGTAAGCTCGGCCAGGATGTCAGTGACCACCTCGGCAAGGTCGACGTGCTCATGGGGGCGCTGGCCGATTCGAGGCTCCACCCGGGCCAGTGTCAGCAGTTGGTTGACCACCCGCGTCAATCGATCAACGCCGCCCATCAGGAACGTCAAGGCCTTGGTGCGTTCGGCTTCGTTGCTGGCAGCCAGTGCGTTCTGCGCATGCAGGCGCAGCACCGCCAAGGGTGTTCGCATTTCGTGAGCAGCGTCGGCAATGAAGCGATGTTCACGGCGCAGCAGGTCCTTGATCTGGGCCAGCAAGCGATTGAGGGCAGCCTGCATGGGTTCGAGCTCCGAGGGCAGCGGCACCAGTTGCAGCGGTTCGAGTGATTCGGCATGCCGCGCGCGAATGACGTCGGCCATGTTCTTCAACGGCTTGAGCCCCCAGCCGATGGCGGCCCATACCAGCACGGCAAGCGCCAGGCCGCCCACCAGAAATGGCATCAGGGTGTGACGAACGATTCGGTCGATCAAGTCATAGCGCACGTCATCGCGCTCACCCACCCAGATCACCCAGCCTTTGTCGGGCACCGGTAGCACGAAACCGCGCCATTGCTCGTCGTTGCTGGTGAAATCGTAAAACCCAGGCCGCCTGGGCCGCGGATCCAGACGAGGTGCGCTGGGCGTTTGCACCATCAGTGCGGCGTTTTCGTCCCAGACCTGGAAGGCCAGCTTGCTCTCGTAGGGATGCCCTACCCGGTGGCGGCCCGCCTGGGCCAGCGCGGTGTTGAAGGCACGGTACAGCTCGTCACGTGCGCCGCCTTGAACCGGCATGCTCATTACTCCCTGCAGCAGGCGAGCATTCTGGGCAAGGTGCGCGTCGTACACTTCGTTAATTTCATGGCGGCTGTCATGGTAGTTGTACAACGCCAGCAAGCCGGTGCCGATCAGCAGCAAGAGCATGACGCGCCACAGCGTGCGCTGGCGTAGCGACCTCATACCTTGGCCTCGACCAGGTAGCCGATGCCGCGCACAGTGCGTATCAGGCCATTGAACAGTTTCTTGCGCAGTTGGTAGATGTTCACTTCCAGGGTGTTGCTTTCCGGCTCCTCGTCCCAGCCATAGAGCAACTGCGTCAGGCGTTCGCGGGTGAAGACCTTGCCTGGCTGGGCGAGTAGCTCATGCAGCAGTCGGTACTCCTTGGGCGTCAGCACCACTTCGGCACCCTTGAAA is part of the Pseudomonas parafulva genome and harbors:
- a CDS encoding LysR substrate-binding domain-containing protein, producing the protein MAINFKQIETFRAVMLSGSMTAAAQALHTSQPNVSRLIAQLERANGFKLFERVGGRLLPTDEGAQFFADVERAFIGLHSLETSAEHLKRGGTGQLRIGAVPSLTHGLLPKIIQRFRQQNPHVHISIHTNDSPNVAHWAATRFCDVCLVSYVAEDMAGVQSQIICDVPGVCIFPKGHRLGALQAVTPADLKGEEFISLSHTDGSRTRLDRLFAEDDPRVLNLDATHAATVCSLVGLGLGVSVVSPLVAAEYLHTGIDIRPFTPQLRFYTYLLLSSDRPENVLTRRFRVLAGEMLGEAAQACIVGLGT
- a CDS encoding ATP-binding protein, producing MRSLRQRTLWRVMLLLLIGTGLLALYNYHDSRHEINEVYDAHLAQNARLLQGVMSMPVQGGARDELYRAFNTALAQAGRHRVGHPYESKLAFQVWDENAALMVQTPSAPRLDPRPRRPGFYDFTSNDEQWRGFVLPVPDKGWVIWVGERDDVRYDLIDRIVRHTLMPFLVGGLALAVLVWAAIGWGLKPLKNMADVIRARHAESLEPLQLVPLPSELEPMQAALNRLLAQIKDLLRREHRFIADAAHEMRTPLAVLRLHAQNALAASNEAERTKALTFLMGGVDRLTRVVNQLLTLARVEPRIGQRPHEHVDLAEVVTDILAELTPWILDKGLEPSLEIEGGEHRVAVDASALGIALQNLMSNAVEHSPLGGRITVSLRGNDERVELVVQDEGPGIDEASLSRVFERFYSRNSPNGAGLGLSIVAAIMEHLGGRVVLKNRAPGGLEAALLLPRE
- a CDS encoding amino acid ABC transporter permease gives rise to the protein MEFDVHYLIEQWPALLDGVLMTLRITALAILCSLLIGVLGGAVRVMKIPVLSQAVALYVELIRNTPILVQLFFIFYGLPAIGLGLSLFWSGVVCLSLWAGAYQIENIRGGLATVERGMREASLALSLKPVQYFALIAMPIAFRTSLPAMLNTAISLLKNSSYLQAIGLAELTFVAVDRIATDFRAIEMFTAICVMYLVLVGVLALMTARLSAHLQRPFRQ
- a CDS encoding transporter substrate-binding domain-containing protein, whose amino-acid sequence is MSFSYKKLSAALALTCVSWAAVPTVQAADLPAVPPAIKEADHLRAGVRCDQPPYGYQDKKGEFAGVEVEMAKQISLWALGSKDKVSFTCVTAENRVPQLLGRKVDLLIATLGVTPERQRVIDFTTPYRWGASDVVVKKDSPARAIADLKGKTLATLKGSVQAKWFEDHMPDVKTLRMNSAADALQAFRQGRADAYTHDAATLVVVADNDQNARLIGQPFQISDAAIGVRKSEAQWRDFLSAAVLRMREEHLFRGWVQQFVPENIQSYYISVFEQAKPAEAL